One part of the Tachysurus fulvidraco isolate hzauxx_2018 chromosome 23, HZAU_PFXX_2.0, whole genome shotgun sequence genome encodes these proteins:
- the LOC113641995 gene encoding uncharacterized protein LOC113641995 yields MCFSVQAQRTQEAACPGVVYSGAREPWTLCAAAAEDASWARLTSPPPAPPDFKISTRNHTPPPFVRRNRPPRPCYCKGKARTHCLPGARVLDLTAQVPGILSKHTGAVFLHAGTNDTSLRQSEILKMDLNTVVETDHSTLPTARIIVSGPLPMYQQGIEMLSRLFALNEWLQSWRHAQNLLFIDNWNVFWERPWLFDADGLHPSRVGAEILSDHNYRVLHTF; encoded by the coding sequence ATGTGTTTCTCTGTTCAGGCTCAGCGCACCCAGGAAGCAGCCTGCCCAGGTGTTGTTTACTCTGGCGCCAGGGAACCATGGACCCTgtgtgcagcagcagcagaagacgCGAGCTGGGCCCGGTTGACCTCCCCCCCTCCAGCGCCACCGGACTTTAAGATCTCCACCCGGAatcacaccccccccccctttgtgAGACGGAATCGTCCACCACGTCCGTGCTACtgtaaaggtaaggctcgcactcactgcttacctggtgctcgtgttcttgatctCACTGCACAGGTACCTGGGATCCTGAGCAAGCACACCGGAGCTGTGTTTCTTCATGCCGGCACGAACGACACCAGCTTGAGGCAGTCAGAGATCCTGAAGATGGACTTGAACACCGTGGTGGAGACGGATCACAGCACATTACCCACAGcaaggatcatcgtgtctggaccacttccCATGTACCAGCAAGGAATCGAAATGTTAAGTAGACTTTTTGCtctaaatgaatggttacagtcatggcgTCACGCTCAGAATTTACTCTTCATTGAcaactggaatgttttctgggagcgtccttgGCTATTCGATGCTgatggcctgcaccccagcagagttggagcagAAATCCTCTCAGACCACAACTACAGGGtgctgcacaccttctga